One window of the Puntigrus tetrazona isolate hp1 chromosome 13, ASM1883169v1, whole genome shotgun sequence genome contains the following:
- the fhip2a gene encoding protein FAM160B1 has protein sequence MFSKFTSILQHAVEALAPSLPLQEDFVYHWKAITHYYIETSDDKAPVTDTNIPSHLEQMLDILTQEERERESGETGPCMEYLLHHKILETLYTLGKADCPPGMKQQVLSFYTKLLGRIRQPLLPHINVHRPVQKLVRLCGEVLAAPTENEEIQFLCTVCTKLKQDPYLVNFFLENKNKKLDAAKDGGADSVKEDTSSPDTGQNPNQSPGLITSPLKEAAACHASSPGEASPSSVHTILPNNDNYNLVSSLLNLTKSPDGRIVVKACEGLMLIVSLPEPAAAKCLTENTELSQLLTDRLAQFYRALPQSMDPLDIETVESVNWGLDVYTLKEDAAAFAGKRALISFLSWLDYCDQLIKEAQKTAAAVLARAVRERFFVAIMEPQLMQTSEVGILTSTALLNRIIRQVTSEALLQETVYFLLGEETGPETPAGITQHPLRHRLIEHCDHLSDEISIMTLRLFEHLLQKPCQHILQNLVLRCLEERNYTENKQPEEREEREHMENGQPHDAVDLEEDPLFSDLSPDNRLSSPDWLSCSPPPSTEHTKPDGKTEVHKIVNSFLCLVPDEAKSSYQVEGTGYDTYLRDAHRQFRDYCGVCQRWDWRSSPKPFEKCNLDSPFSEGHFLKVLFDRMGRILDQPYDVNLQVTSVLSKLSLLPHAHLHEYLLDPYINLAPGCRSLFSVIVRVVGDLMLRTHRIPDFTPKLLLVRKRLLGLEPEGMSVDHVTLLEGVIVLEEFCKELAAIAFVKFHASASTSP, from the exons ATGTTCTCCAAATTCACCTCTATCCTACAGCACGCTGTCGAGGCG cTTGCGCCATCACTGCCGTTGCAAGAGGACTTTGTCTATCATTGGAAGGCCATCACCCATTATTACATAGAAACCTCAG ATGACAAAGCCCCGGTGACGGACACCAACATTCCCTCCCATCTGGAGCAGATGCTGGATATTCTGACCcaggaggagagggagagagagtcaGGAGAGACGGGTCCCTGTATGGAGTATCTTCTCCATCACAAGATCCTGGAAACACTCTACACTCTGGGCAAAGCAGAT TGTCCTCCTGGAATGAAACAACAGGTTCTGAGTTTCTACACCAAGCTGTTGGGTCGAATTCGCCAACCACTCCTGCCTCACATCAATGTGCACAGACCTGTACAG AAACTGGTCCGCCTGTGTGGCGAGGTTCTGGCTGCTCCTACAGAGAACGAAGAGATCCAGTTTCTGTGTACTGTCTGCACAAAACTTAAACAGGACCCTTACCTCGTCAACTTCTTCCTTGAA aataagaataaaaagcTGGATGCTGCTAAAGATGGTGGAGCTGATTCGGTGAAAGAGGATACATCTTCCCCAGATACGGGGCAAAACCCAAACCAAAGTCCCGGTCTGATCACATCTCCACTGAAAGAAGCAGCAGCCTGTCATGCCAGCAGCCCAGGGGAAGCTAGTCCATCCTCCGTCCACACTATACTGCCAAACAACGACAACTACAACCTAGTCAGCTCACTTCTTAACCTCACTAAGAGTCCA GACGGGCGTATTGTGGTGAAGGCATGTGAGGGTCTGATGCTCATAGTCAGTTTGCCTGAGCCAGCTGCAGCCAAATGcctcacagaaaacacagaactCAGTCAACTTCTCACAGATCGGTTGGCGCAGTTCTACCGGGCCCTTCCCCAGTCCATGGACCCTCTTGACATTGAAACTGTGGAGTCTGTAAACTGGGG gTTGGATGTGTATACCCTAAAAGAAGATGCTGCAGCTTTCGCAGGCAAACGTGCACTTATTTCTTTTCTATCGTGGCTGGATTATTGTGATCAGCTCATCAAAGAGGCACAGAAG ACGGCTGCTGCAGTTCTGGCTCGGGCTGTGAGAGAGCGCTTTTTTGTTGCCATAATGGAGCCTCAGCTAATGCAAAC GTCAGAGGTAGGCATTCTGACTTCAACGGCCCTGTTAAACCGGATCATCAGACAGGTGACATCAGAAGCCCTGCTTCAGGAGACTGTTTACTTCCTGCTGGGAGAAGAAACGGGACCAGAGACGCCTGCTGGCATTACCCAGCATCCCCTCAGACACAGACTCATAGAACATTGTGACCACTTGTCAGATGAG ATAAGCATCATGACCTTGCGTCTCTTTGAGCATCTGCTGCAGAAACCGTGTCAGCACATTCTGCAAAACCTGGTGCTGCGCTGCTTGGAAGAACGCAACTACACGGAGAACAAACAGCCAGAGGAACGAGAGGAGCGCGAGCACATGGAGAACGGCCAACCGCATGACGCCGT AGATCTAGAAGAAGACCCGCTGTTCTCAGATCTTTCGCCTGATAACAGACTCTCCAGCCCTGATTGGTTAAGCTGCTCTCCACCACCAAGCACAGAACACACAAAGCCTGATGGGAAGACGGAGGTTCACAAAATAGTTAACAG TTTCCTGTGTTTGGTTCCCGATGAGGCTAAGTCATCCTATCAGGTTGAAGGCACAGGATATGACACCTACTTGAGAGATGCACACAGACAG TTTCGGGACTATTGTGGAGTTTGTCAGAGGTGGGACTGGCGTAGCAGTCCAAAACCCTTCGAGAAGTGCAATCTGGACAGTCCTTTTTCCGAAGGGCACTTCCTCAAAGTGTTGTTTGACAGAATGGGGCGAATCCTTGATCAG CCATATGATGTTAACCTGCAGGTGACGTCTGTGTTGTCTAAGCTGTCTCTGCTGCCTCACGCTCATCTTCACGAGTACCTGCTGGATCCATACATTAACCTGGCGCCAGGCTGCAGGTCTCTCTTCTCAGTCATCGTCAGG GTGGTTGGTGATTTGATGTTGAGAACTCACCGCATTCCTGATTTCACCCCTAAACTCCTATTGGTGAGGAAGAGACTGCTGGGACTAGAGCCAGAAGGAATGAG CGTTGATCACGTGACGTTGCTCGAGGGGGTGATCGTTCTGGAGGAGTTCTGCAAAGAGCTCGCGGCGATCGCGTTTGTGAAGTTCCATGCATCCGCCTCCACTTCCCCTTGA
- the zfyve21 gene encoding LOW QUALITY PROTEIN: zinc finger FYVE domain-containing protein 21 (The sequence of the model RefSeq protein was modified relative to this genomic sequence to represent the inferred CDS: substituted 1 base at 1 genomic stop codon) translates to MSAVPDGKKLVRSPSGLRMVPENGAFTSPFSLDEPQWVPDKECPRCMQCDTKFDFITRKHHCRRXGRCFCDKCCSQKVALPRMCFVDPVRQCAECSLISQKEVEFYDKQLKVLTAGGTFLVRVDSSEKSETMVCRLSNNHRYLFLDGESHFEVELSRISSMQVLTEGSTPGEKDICSYTSLLDSQISEGGSLRASGMVLQYKPPGSQNLQQLHMDIADDKRIASAWLAAMHKAAKLLYESRDQ, encoded by the exons atgtccGCGGTGCCTGACGGCAAGAAGCTGGTCCGGAGCCCGAGCGGACTCCGCATGGTACCGGAGAACGGCGCGTTCACCAGTCCGTTCTCCCTGGACGAGCCGCAGTGGGTTCCGGACAAAGAG TGCCCCAGATGTATGCAGTGTGACACTAAGTTTGACTTCATCACCAGGAAG CATCACTGTCGGCGCTGAGGGCGGTGTTTCTGTGATAAATGCTGCAGTCAGAAAGTGGCTCTTCCCAGGATGTGTTTCGTGGATCCGGTGAGGCAGTGTGCGGAGTGCAGCCTCATCTCACAGAAAGAGGTGGAGTTTTACGACAAACAGCTTAAAGTGCTCACTGCTG GAGGAACATTCCTGGTCAGAGTGGACTCCTCAGAGAAATCGGAGACCATGGTCTGCCGTCTGTCCAATAATCACAG ATATCTCTTCCTAGATGGTGAGAGTCATTTTGAAGTGGAGCTTTCTCGCATTTCCAGTATGCAGGTGTTGACTGAAGGCTCAACCCCAGGAG AGAAAGATATATGCTCGTACACGAGCTTGCTGGACAGTCAAATTTCTGAAG GGGGTTCTCTACGGGCCAGCGGCATGGTACTTCAATACAAGCCACCAGGATCTCAAAACCTACAGCAGCTCCACATGGACATTGCTGATGACAAGCGCATTGCGTCTGCCTGGCTTGCAGCCATGCATAAA GCTGCCAAATTGTTGTATGAATCAAGGGACCAGTGA